The Rhinoraja longicauda isolate Sanriku21f chromosome 25, sRhiLon1.1, whole genome shotgun sequence genome has a window encoding:
- the selenoe gene encoding selenoprotein e, translating to MSGPLLLWALLLALPHTNGQGEDWTVDQPGLEIARATLAAPSLVGUSIKKMPELYQFLMDRLVLYHNLKYEPQEIQQPQMRFYNLKGDVVKSLPVRDMTADEISGLLESLGFYKKPAKGAEVPEEFQHFPLKAPREEL from the exons ATGTCGGGGCCGCTGCTCCTGTGGGCTCTGTTGCTGGCTCTACCCCACACCAATGGGCAGGGGGAAGATTGGACGGTGGATCAGCCAGGACTGGAGATAGCCCGAGCTACACTGGCG GCTCCCAGTTTGGTCGGATGATCAATTAAGAAGATGCCAGAACTCTATCAGTTCCTCATGGACCGCTTGGTATTGTA TCACAATCTGAAGTACGAGCCGCAGGAGATCCAGCAACCACAGATGCGTTTCTACAACCTGAAGGGTGACGTTGTGAAG AGCCTGCCCGTCCGGGACATGACGGCCGATGAGATCTCCGGCCTGCTCGAATCCTTGGGGTTCTACAAGAAGCCAGCCAAGGGGGCCGAGGTCCCGGAGGAGTTCCAGCACTTCCCCCTGAAAGCACCGCGCGAGGAACTGTAG